The region CCGAGCCCGTACGGGAAGATGTCCGCCAGGTCCCGGCAGTCCACCTCGAATCCCCGGCCACGGAGGCGGTGCGCCAACTCGCGGCTCGCACCCTCGTGCCCGGCCCCCGCACTGGCCGAGATGATCACCACGCGCGCTGGCCGCTCCGGCAGACCGTGCCGCCCCGACGGAACCCCCGCCGAGGCGTACGGGTCCCACGTCGCCGGCCTCGGCGTGCCGCCGTTCGGCTCGGCCGCCGGGCGCGCCCCGCGCCACCCGCGAATCAATCGCATCCGGCCATCTACCCGAACCGGGTACGAAGAATCCTCGGCAATCGGCATTCTGCCCGGATATCTGCCCCGCTCCCCCCGTGACCGGACCGGCGGAGCGAGCGACGATCATGGTGGGATGCCCCATCTCGGACTGGTTACCCTCGTCGTACGCGACTATGACGAGGCCATCGCCTTCTACGTCGACCGGGTCGGCTTCCGCCTGATCGAGGACACCCCACGCGGTGACGGCACCCGCTGGGTGGTGGTCGCCCCGCCCGGCTCGACCGAGACCGCGCTGCTGCTGGCCCGCGCCGCCACCCCGCAACAGGCCGCCCGGATCGGCGACCAGACCGGCGGCCGGGTAGCCCTGTTCCTGTACACCGACGACTTCGACCGCGACCACCGCCGCATGACAGCCGCCGGCGTCCACTTCACCGAACCGCCCCGCCACGAGCCGTACGGCTCCGTCGCCATCTTCACCGACCCCTACGGCAACCGCTGGGACCTCCTCCACCCCACCCCACCCCCTGACCCCCACCCCTGACCCCCACCCCCTGACCTCGTCGATCTAGGGCAAATGGTGGTCATTAGAGATCAACAAGCCTGTATTTGTCCTAGATCGACGGGGGAAGCGGGCACGGGGGGCGGGGGGCGAGGGGGCGCGGGGGTTAGTGATCGGGTTCGGTGATTAGGGTGGGTTGGGGGCGGCGGGGGCGGCGGGGGGTTTCGCCGTCTAGTTCGGCGGCTTGTTCCGGGGTGGGGGCGGAGCCGCCGAGGTGGGCGGGCTGCCACCAGGTGTCGTCCGGCCCGGCCGGCTGGTCCGGGTACTCCCGCTGGGCCCGGTCGAGCAGGGCGGTGAGCTGCCGACGCAGCTCCGCCATCAGCCCACCCGAGGTGCCGAAGTCGGCCGGCGCCAGCGGCTCGCCGATCAGCACCGTGATCGGGGTGTGCCGCCGGGTCAGGGTCTTCGGTCTGCCCTTGGTCCAGAGCCGCTGGGTGCCCCAGAGCGCGACCGGCAGCACCGGTACGCCGGCCGTGTCAGCCATCCGAGCCACCCCGCTCTTGGTCCCCTTGAGGGTGAACGAGCGGCTGATCGTCGCCTCCGGGAAGACCCCGACCACCTCGCCCGCGCGCAACGCGCTCACCGCGGTCGCGTACGAGCCGGCGCCGTTGTCCCGGTCGACGGGAATGTGCCGCATGCCGCGCATCAGCGGGCCGGCGTACCGGTTGGTGAAAACCTCCTGCTTTGCCATGAACCGGACCAGCCGACGGGACGGCTGGGCGCCCAGGCCGCAGAAAATGAAATCGAGGTAGCTGACATGGTTGCTGGCCATCACGGCGCCACCGGAGCGGGGCACGTGCTGCCCGCCCTCCACTCGCAGCCGCAGGTCGAGCGCGCGGAAGAGCGTCTTGGCGGTCGCGATCACGGGCGGGTACACGAGTTCTGGCATCGTCAAACGTTACCCGGACCACATCGCGAGGTAACTCACGCCCCGGCCGGTTCGCCCGCGCGCTCCCCCTTCGGGTCCGCGAGGAACGCCCTGACCAGGTCGGCCACCCGCTCCGGTCGGTCGACGACCATGCCGTGCGTCGCCCCGGCCAGCTCGACCACCCGCAGCCCCGGGTTCACCGCCACCGCCCGCGCGATCCCGGCCGAGGTGCCCCGCCGATAGGCGTCGTACAGCTCCCGGAACGGCTGCTGCGGCCGAAGATCGGCCGTGGCGAGCACCAGCAGCAGCGGGCATTTCGCCGCCCCCAGCGCCGCGACCAGGTCGAATGATGCCATCGCCAGGCGTACCTGCTCGACCGTCTCCGGACCGGGGCGTGATCCGGACCGGGCCAGTTCGACGGTCATCGCCGCGAAGGCGGTGTGCAGCCGGTCCAGTTCGGCCGCCGCGTGGTCGGGCGCCAGGCCGGCCAGTTGGTCCGGCCGGGTCGGTGCCGGCACGCCGTCCAGGCTGACCACGCCCGGACACTCGGGATGCCGCCGGGCCCACTCGGTGGCGACCATCCCGCCGAGCGACCAGCCGACGATGGCGGGCGCGGCCAGGCCCAGCTCACCGGCGAGTGCGTCAAGATCGGCAAGGACCGCGTCCGTGGTCCACCGGCCGTCGCCGGACCGGCCGTGTCCGCGCAGGTCCATCGTCACCACCCGGTACGCCGACCGCAGCTCCCCGCCCAGCGCCTCCATGTCGGCCAGGCTGCCGCCCGCCCCGTGCAGCAGAACCACCGGCGACCCGGTCCCACCGAAGTCCCGTACGGCGAGCGGCACCCCGGCGCCCGCCACGATCACATCACCCACGCCCGACCCGCCCGTCGCGTCACGCATGACCGGCCTGGCCGTCGAGGTGGGCGCGGTCGGCCTGGCCGTCGAGGTGGGCGCGGTCGGCCTGGCCGTCGAGGTGGAGCAGCCGGTCCCGGACCGAGGCGGGCACCACCCCGCCGTCCGGGTGGCGGGCCAACCGCCCCCGGTTGACCAGATCGTGCACGCCCTGTCGGGTGATGCCGAGCATCGCGCCGGCCACCGCGTACGAGATGGCTGGGGCCGTGGGGTGGCCGACCCGGCGGCTGACGGCCCGGCCCAGCGGGGTGCGCCACCAGTCCAGCGGCGGTTCGAACGGCCCGTCGTCCGGGTAGAGGGTCGACACCACCCGCATGATCGTGCCGATCGCGGTCCGGTCGTCGCCGTCGACGATCCGGTCCGCCCAGGTCGCCGCCCGGATCCGGACCACGGTACGCAGCGCCGCAACGCTGTCGTCCCCGTCGAGCAGGATCTCCAGCGGGTCGAGCAACCGGATGTCAAGCACCCGAACGAGCTGCTCGGCAAGCTGCTTCCGATCCACCACCACAATGCCTCCCCTCTCAACACCACTCACCAACCACTTGACACCCACTGTCAACCACTTGACGCCTCCCGTCAACCCCACCCATGAGGGGGCCACTCTTTTCTCTACCTAAGTGCGGATCTTGGGGCGGGGAGGAAGGGGAGGAAGGGGAGGAAGGTAGGTGGTGGTGCAAGGTAGGTAGGGGTGCTAGCTTGCTTGGTGTGGATCAGGAACGGCGGGGGCAGTGGTTGCGTGGGGTACTCGACCTCTGCGTACTGGCACTGCTCGCCAGGCGGGAGTCGTACGGGTACGAGCTGGCCCAGTCGCTGAACGCGGCCGGGGTGGGGCCGATCCAGGGCGGCACGCTCTACCCGGTGCTGCTCCGGTTGCAGCGCACCGGCCTGGTCAGCGCGCAGTGGCGGGAGGGCACGAGCGGCCCGGCCCGCAAGTACTACCGGATCACGGTCGCGGGCGACGAGACGCTGCGCCGAACCACCGCCGACTGGGCCGCGTTCAGCGACGGGGTGGGCGCGATTCTGCGGGAGGGGAGCACGCGGTGAGCGACGAGCAACCGGCGAACCACGAGGGATGGCTGGCCGCCCTGGCCGGCGAACTGCGCCGGCACGGCGTCGACCGGGACCTGGCAGGGCACGTGGTCGCCGAGGCGGCCACCCACCTGCGCGACAGCGGAGAGGCGCCACTGCGGGTGTTCGGGCCCCCGGCGTCGTACGCGGCGGCGGTGGCGGACAGCGTCGGTGCGGCGCAACCGCAGGTCTACCGCGCCGCACCGGGGCCGGTACGACTGGAGGCGCGCGGCATCAGCAAGCGCTACCGCCGGCACCGGGTGCTGACCGGGCTCGACCTGACCGTACGGGCGGGTGAGATCGCGGCGGTGGTCGGCGCGAAC is a window of Micromonospora sp. NBC_01699 DNA encoding:
- a CDS encoding lysophospholipid acyltransferase family protein codes for the protein MPELVYPPVIATAKTLFRALDLRLRVEGGQHVPRSGGAVMASNHVSYLDFIFCGLGAQPSRRLVRFMAKQEVFTNRYAGPLMRGMRHIPVDRDNGAGSYATAVSALRAGEVVGVFPEATISRSFTLKGTKSGVARMADTAGVPVLPVALWGTQRLWTKGRPKTLTRRHTPITVLIGEPLAPADFGTSGGLMAELRRQLTALLDRAQREYPDQPAGPDDTWWQPAHLGGSAPTPEQAAELDGETPRRPRRPQPTLITEPDH
- a CDS encoding VOC family protein; the encoded protein is MPHLGLVTLVVRDYDEAIAFYVDRVGFRLIEDTPRGDGTRWVVVAPPGSTETALLLARAATPQQAARIGDQTGGRVALFLYTDDFDRDHRRMTAAGVHFTEPPRHEPYGSVAIFTDPYGNRWDLLHPTPPPDPHP
- a CDS encoding PadR family transcriptional regulator is translated as MDQERRGQWLRGVLDLCVLALLARRESYGYELAQSLNAAGVGPIQGGTLYPVLLRLQRTGLVSAQWREGTSGPARKYYRITVAGDETLRRTTADWAAFSDGVGAILREGSTR
- a CDS encoding alpha/beta fold hydrolase, which encodes MGDVIVAGAGVPLAVRDFGGTGSPVVLLHGAGGSLADMEALGGELRSAYRVVTMDLRGHGRSGDGRWTTDAVLADLDALAGELGLAAPAIVGWSLGGMVATEWARRHPECPGVVSLDGVPAPTRPDQLAGLAPDHAAAELDRLHTAFAAMTVELARSGSRPGPETVEQVRLAMASFDLVAALGAAKCPLLLVLATADLRPQQPFRELYDAYRRGTSAGIARAVAVNPGLRVVELAGATHGMVVDRPERVADLVRAFLADPKGERAGEPAGA